The following proteins are co-located in the Spea bombifrons isolate aSpeBom1 chromosome 3, aSpeBom1.2.pri, whole genome shotgun sequence genome:
- the GPR87 gene encoding G-protein coupled receptor 87: MALDLRGNFPDEKDDMFVNVTQPRDNATVFNEFLRILFPVLYLVIFLGSVMLNGLAVWIFFHIRNKTSFIFYLKNIMVADLLMTLSFPFKIIQASGIAAWHFNVYLCRYTSILFYTSMYTSIAFLGLISIDRYLKVVKPFGNSKIYSIKFTMVVSACVWLFMVLLALPNVILTNIQPTRENIHDCINLKSPLGVKWHKAIIYIDMFLFFTVMVVLIVCYISISRHIQKSSKPFVSCSSRTRRHNQSIRIVVAVFFICFLPYHLCRIPFLFSNLDSVLDEHFYRILVYCRESSLFLSACNVCLDPIIYFFMCRSFSQRLFNKSSIRSRSESIRSLQSVRKSEVRIYCEYTEV; the protein is encoded by the exons ATGGCGTTAGACCTGCGTGGAAATTTTCCAG ATGAAAAGGATGACATGTTTGTGAATGTAACTCAACCACGAGACAACGCAACGGTTTTCAATGAATTTCTTAGAATCTTGTTTCCTGTGCTATACCTTGTTATATTTCTTGGGAGTGTCATGTTGAATGGACTTGCAGTATGGATTTTCTTCCACATCCGGAACAAAACTAGTTTTATTTTCTATCTGAAAAACATTATGGTTGCCGACCTCTTAATGACGTTATCCTTTCCTTTTAAAATCATACAAGCGTCTGGAATCGCAGCATGGCATTTCAATGTCTACCTCTGCCGCTACACTAGTATCTTATTCTACACCAGCATGTATACAAGCATTGCGTTTCTTGGACTCATTAGCATCGACAGGTACTTGAAGGTGGTAAAACCATTCGGTAACTCTAAAATCTACAGCATTAAGTTCACCATGGTGGTGTCTGCATGTGTCTGGCTATTTATGGTTCTGCTTGCATTACCTAATGTAATCCTTACAAACATTCAACCGACCAGAGAAAATATACATGACTGCATAAATTTGAAAAGCCCACTTGGAGTGAAATGGCACAAAGCCATTATTTACATtgatatgtttttattcttcACCGTGATGGTTGTGTTAATCGTGTGTTACATTTCAATATCTCGTCACATCCAAAAATCAAGCAAGCCATTCGTCAGTTGCTCAAGTCGGACACGGAGACACAATCAGAGCATCCGAATCGTGGTGGCGGTATTTTTTATCTGCTTTTTACCCTACCATCTATGCAGGATCCCCTTTTTATTTAGTAACCTGGATTCAGTTCTAGATGAACACTTCTATAGGATTTTGGTCTACTGCAGGGAATCATCACTCTTCCTATCAGCATGCAATGTCTGTCTTGATCCCATCATATATTTCTTCATGTGTAGGTCTTTCTCACAAAGACTATTCAACAAATCAAGCATTAGATCAAGGAGCGAAAGCATCCGATCTCTTCAAAGTGTCAGAAAATCTGAAGTACGCATATACTGTGAATATACAGAGGTTTGA